Genomic segment of Nostoc sp. TCL240-02:
GTAATTGGATAAATGGCAATCACTTCATTTAGTTTGTAAGCAACACGGGCGACAGCTTCATTTCCATCAACGGTTGCAAAGGTTTTGTTCATAATATGATTTTTGTCCCCGTCTCTCAACTGCATGATCAGAACACGTAAATAGAAGAATTAAAAATAGCCAGAGTCAGGTAGGCATTACCAAGCAAGCAGTTTATTATGCGCTTTTCAGTTAACTTTAAATAAATACTGCATATATGAATATCTCATCTGAAATAGCCCATCTATTAATACGTCTTAATCATGTACTCAATAGCTCAAGAGTTGATTAGATAAGGCTTTGCAATAATTTATTCTTTTTTGTGGGGTATAGGTTCGGGAATCTTTTTGTTCGCTAAATCCAAGCTAAACTGCGATCGCTCCATGTACCAATTGCTGCAAATCCTGACCTATTCACAAGCACAACAGAATGGGTTCATGTGTCCTAAACGCATTTATACACTTTGGTAGGTAAATTATACAGAGAAATTCTCAGATGAGAAAGTCGAGAAAAATATGATACCAAAAATTATTTACGGAACATTTAAGTTAAGTGTATTCCAAAACATAAGTCATTTAATAGTTGTAGTAGCGTGGCAAGACTAAAATAGTGGATTAGACGTAGGTTGGGTGAAGCAGAGCGCAACCTAACATATAGCGAGTGGTTTGCAGCTGAGTCCAATACAGACCTCAATACAGTTCAGTTAAGCATTTCTTCTTTCTCTTTCTTCTCTTCCTTTGTGTACTTTGCGCCCTTTGCGGTAGCCTGCGGCAAGCCGTTCGCGTAGCGTCTCGTAGAGAAGCGTCTACGTTAAAAAATTGACCTTGATAAAGAGTTAAGCCTTAACTGAACCGTATTGATACAGACCTATCTGCAAGGAGAATGGGAGTAACATTTAAAGCCTCTCTCCTAAGAGGAGAGAGGTCAAAACTGTACTGCACCCAAACGAGAACCGATGTATATCAGAATGTTGGGTTACGCAAAGCCTCAAACGCCACTTGCTACAATTTTTTTGTAACATTTTAGCCTTGATATGACATTAGGGTGTGTTAGCAACAGTGCAACACACCTTCCATTTATAAATCTCTATCCCTTCATGGGTAGAGTATTCATAATTATAAATTTTGGCTAATGCACCAAATTTTCTTGTTTAAGTTGTTCTTTGGCTAAAGCCAATGCTTGATGAGCATTTCTAAACTTTGTTTCATCCGTAAATTTATGATCAAAACACTTTAAATAAGCTTCCAAATATCTGATACGTAAGCGTGGATCAGCCGGACTCAGAAGAAAGGGGAGGTCAGCTTCAACCATAAACCGTATAGCCAACAAGGGTATAGGGCTACGAAGTGGACGAAAGTTTGGGTTGTGCAGACCAGGAGTTTCATTACGTTTATGAAATTCTCCTATCATCAGTCCTGACTCAACAAAGAAAGGTTTAAGTTTTTGTTGGATACTATCTATTGATTTGCAAGCGTCTTCTATATGGACATCAGGAAAAATAAGTAAAAAAGCTTTATTTATTGCTAACTCTTGCTCTTTAAGTTCCATTTTCAGGAAGATATCTCGATAGCGTCCAACAATCTCTTCTAGTTGTTCTGGATACAAATATTTGGTACGAATAACTGCTAGGCGAATACTGTTTGACTTGAGAGAGTGAGGTACAAAAGGGCAAACTACGCCGGGTCTTCCTAAGTTAGGATGAGGTCTTGCTAAAAAACTTTTTACCCACTCTATAGTTTCAAGTAAGTAAGGACGGTCTTCGTATTCCTGGAGTTGTTCGATTTCAAGAATTGTATATAGTTGCATCAGCTTAGGTGAAATAGAAGAATTTTTGAAATCTGAATCCAATTTATGTGCCTAAAACTAACTATTATCTAAGTAAACAAAACAAGCCTTGACTTTTTTATTTTTGGTTTATTTATAGTTTGGAGCAAATAAAAAAGCTAAGGCATTTTTGTGAATCAAAAAAATTACACCAATCAATACACAAAGATATTTTCACATAAAGCGAGTTGTGCTTATTGATTTTTGGTATTTGAGCTAAAAGACATACATCATATATTATCCAGTAGATGCTCTTACTTTTTTACACTCTTAAGCTTCCATGATTTTCAACAAAGATATTATAAAGTTTATATCCAAATAGTTATTTTTACTGTAAAGGTTTAGTTTTTATCTAACATCTTAATATCAGTCTGATGTTTTTTATACATACATAGCTTTTGTATAAATACTTGTTTTACCGTTCCTTATTGGTGTATTAGCTAGGAAAAGGCATCATAATTATTACTGTATTATACCCGTAAACTACTTACGTACTGGACACAAGAATCATGTTCTGTATCAACTTAAATATGTCATTTCAGATTTTTATTAATCATTTTCTGATGGTAAATAGACCTGTGCTGTAGGGCAATATCCTTTGGGTACTCGATTGGAGAACTCATAGAGCAGCTGCTTTGTGTCTACATGAATCGCTCATACACAGTTTATGCTTTTTGACAATAGCTGAAGCGTATTGATCTATATTTGGTCTTTCCTGTCAATCCGTAAGTCCTGAAAACGATTATTTTAGAGATATGGTGAGTGAAATAATAAATTGGGGAGTCAAGCCAAGAATAGTAACACCCCCCGTTGTAGCGACTGGTGAACCCGCAAGGGTTAGAGATACCTATGCAATTAAGACTCACATATTTTGTTCACTTCAAGCTTTTGTTAGATTGGAGTTTATGCACTCTGAAAAAGTTATTAGCAATTGCTATGAAGTACAACGGAATCTGTTCACTTTAGTTGTATATGAGTATATTTTTGCTAACCTGAACAGTAATGGTCTTATCTAGAACTCATAGATAATGTTTTTTGTCAATGCGTAAGTTTTAGTAATAAAAGCTCCAAACTCTCTCCCTTGCTCCCTGCCCCCTGCGGTCTCAATGTGCAAATTAAATGCTTAACAGCTTATTTGTTTAATTGCCAGTTCCTTATTTATCAGCAAATTCTTTTACCACTGCCATAGCATCAGAAGGAATTTGCGTAATTAGGCGAAATGGAAATGCTTTAGTCGAAGCAAACTGAGCATAATCTGGTGTCAGAAACACAGCGTAGTTTTTAGCTTCTGGTGTCATCTGGGCAGCAAATGCTAAAGTTATAGCTTTAAGGTACTTGCGAATATCTGCTGCTTGTTCGCCTACAACTTCACCGCCACTAATGGGTGTATTTGGTTGTCCAGCCTGATCCATAGTTTTACTGGGATCTTTTACACTCAGATGAGTACCCCCAACTATACCAACTAGCCATTTGGGGGATGGAATTTTGTCAAATCCCACAATCTGTTCAGTTAAAGCTGGGGTGGTTTTATCTGCGGAACCTGCTAACACTAGAGTTGGAATTTGCACCTTAGTTAACCCAGTTTCGCCAAAAATCAGAGAAGTTGTAGGATTGAGAGCGATCGCCTGTTTTATTCTCGTATCCCGTAATTGATAGCTATTTTCTGGCAGTTCTTGGGCGATGCACTGCATAGCTTCTCCTAGACTTAAGATAGCCAAGTTCTTTTTGCAGCGTTGTTTGAGCCGTTCTAGTTGTAACTCGGCTCCCGCAAGTGCTAAAGCTGTACCACCACCAAAGGAATAACCAACAACCATCGCGTTCATGGTCGCAAGTTTCCCTTGTAGGGGATGATTAGTTGTTTGGTTGAGCTTTTCTAACTCGTCGAGAACAAAACTAACATCTTGAGGGCGATTTAAAAATTCTTGAGGCTTCACAGGTCTGGTTTTGCCTTGTAATGCAGAATTAATATTATCCTCATTACTACCAGGATGTTCTAAAGCAGCTACTACATAACCGTGTGATGCTAAATGTTCTGCCAAGTAACGCAAGTCCGTGCGGACTGATCCTAAGCCGTGGGAAAAGACAATTAAGGGTTTATTGGCAGTTACATCATTTGACCAGTAAATATCAACTGGAATTTTGCGTTGGCTTTGCCCGCCGTAGGCATCGCGCTTTTGGTCATTCAGGCTTAAGTTGAATATTTTTACTTGAGCCGTTCCTGGTTGGCTGGGATCAAAAGGGAAAGCAATCTTCGGTGTTGTAGGGTCGAGTCGGGGAGCAATGGCAAGCATAAATTGCTGCGTGCGCCAAAAAGCTGTATTCAAACTCCCTGCAACTATAAAAGCTTTCGGTAAATCAATTTCTAAGCGTTTACTCGGATAAGCAGCGATAAAACTTAATATAGAAAGACCCTGCGGCGCAGTAGAGCCTAATACCAATCCTCCTCTCAGTGCTTGTACCCCAGCATTGTCTTTTCGGGCTAAGGCTGTAGCGAAGTCATTGAGAATAGTTGTGCCAATCTGAGTATTAAGCAACTTATTAATGGTGACAACGTTCATCGGTATATTCATACCTAGTGCCCCTAATAGGAAGCGGCGTTGTTG
This window contains:
- a CDS encoding DUF6875 domain-containing protein — encoded protein: MQLYTILEIEQLQEYEDRPYLLETIEWVKSFLARPHPNLGRPGVVCPFVPHSLKSNSIRLAVIRTKYLYPEQLEEIVGRYRDIFLKMELKEQELAINKAFLLIFPDVHIEDACKSIDSIQQKLKPFFVESGLMIGEFHKRNETPGLHNPNFRPLRSPIPLLAIRFMVEADLPFLLSPADPRLRIRYLEAYLKCFDHKFTDETKFRNAHQALALAKEQLKQENLVH
- a CDS encoding alpha/beta hydrolase, translating into MGRSWRSLKTVAGFFSAIVLTQFGVNTTAIAADTVVVRLGVFTESISLTELQNAAKTGELPSSLQSYTKGLSEQQRRFLLGALGMNIPMNVVTINKLLNTQIGTTILNDFATALARKDNAGVQALRGGLVLGSTAPQGLSILSFIAAYPSKRLEIDLPKAFIVAGSLNTAFWRTQQFMLAIAPRLDPTTPKIAFPFDPSQPGTAQVKIFNLSLNDQKRDAYGGQSQRKIPVDIYWSNDVTANKPLIVFSHGLGSVRTDLRYLAEHLASHGYVVAALEHPGSNEDNINSALQGKTRPVKPQEFLNRPQDVSFVLDELEKLNQTTNHPLQGKLATMNAMVVGYSFGGGTALALAGAELQLERLKQRCKKNLAILSLGEAMQCIAQELPENSYQLRDTRIKQAIALNPTTSLIFGETGLTKVQIPTLVLAGSADKTTPALTEQIVGFDKIPSPKWLVGIVGGTHLSVKDPSKTMDQAGQPNTPISGGEVVGEQAADIRKYLKAITLAFAAQMTPEAKNYAVFLTPDYAQFASTKAFPFRLITQIPSDAMAVVKEFADK